In one Lycium barbarum isolate Lr01 chromosome 7, ASM1917538v2, whole genome shotgun sequence genomic region, the following are encoded:
- the LOC132601291 gene encoding replication factor A protein 1-like, translating to MSPKIDFISDISSNKMMWTLKVRVVRFWKVTNIENADNVLSLEMLLQDERGGRIQASLGKSVMNRFQIEIKELGLYYMKNFVVCPNKLKYKTNDHQFKLIFTHRTSVEETIDAHFGMEVFNFRPFEHLINQVNVEVTKLFDVIGEIVSYGPIQEHKQGDKSSAFMNVELQDHENNNISTTFWGEFVEQIMPHLDTSIENLVIVVMQLIRSYKFQGKYSVRNSWHASKLWINPNLPQVAKFSSRLENVRGEKSERISQISSQRNYSAAEELASGTAQVKTIRNLVECLQKGSFWIVTTIVYIELKNGWSYLSCIKCARKVYKVGSKFNCPKCKSNENSALTRYRLQVRVMDNNGSVSLLIWDRDAIKLIGKTANELRAGLLEKSGAADAFSYPSEMDNILDRRVIFKVAVKSDNIENHDEVYGVIKFSEDEDLIKQYGSSPSEDAFYVCCFTSISHNI from the exons ATGTCTCCCAAAATTGACTTTATTAGCGATATATCGAGTAATAAGATGATGTGGACCTTAAAGGTTCGCGTAGTGCGATTCTGGAAGGTTACGAATATTGAAAATGCCGACAACGTATTGTCGCTAGAGATGCTGTTGCAGGATGAGAGG GGGGGTCGTATTCAGGCATCTTTGGGAAAATCTGTTATGAACAGGTTCCAAATAGAGATAAAGGAACTAGGACTATATTATATGAAGAATTTCGTGGTTTGCCCGAATAAACTAAAATATAAGACCAACGATCACCAATTTAAGCTAATTTTCACCCATAGAACGAGTGTGGAGGAAACAATTGATGCACACTTTGGTATGGAAGTCTTCAATTTTCGACCATTTGAGCACTTGATAAATCAAGTGAACGTTGAGGTTACTAAACTATTCG ATGTCATAGGAGAGATTGTTAGTTACGGACCTATACAAGAACACAAGCAAGGTGATAAGTCCAGCGCTTTTATGAATGTTGAACTCCAGGATCATGA GAATAATAATATTTCAACTACTTTTTGGGGGGAATTTGTGGAGCAAATCATGCCACACTTGGATACTTCTATCGAAAATCTTGTCATTGTGGTTATGCAGCTAATACGATCTTATAAGTTTCAAG GTAAATATTCTGTACGTAATTCTTGGCATGCTTCGAAACTCTGGATTAATCCAAATTTGCCTCAAGTTGCAAAATTTAGTTCCAG ATTGGAAAATGTGCGTGGGGAGAAATCCGAGAGGATTTCTCAAATATCCTCTCAACGTAATTATTCTGCTGCGGAAGAGTTGGCTTCTGGAACGGCTCAAGTTAAAACAATCAGAAACTTGGTTGAGTGTCTTCAG AAAGGGAGCTTCTGGATTGTTACCACTATAGTGTATATAGAACTTAAGAACGGTTGGTCGTATCTGAGCTGCATAAAATGTGCCAGGAAGGTTTACAAAGTGGGCAGTAAATTTAACTGCCCGAAGTGTAAAAGCAACGAAAATTCTGCGCTAACCAG GTATAGACTACAAGTTAGAGTTATGGATAATAATGGCTCTGTTTCTTTGTTAATTTGGGATCGCGATGCGATAAAGCTCATCGGTAAGACTGCTAATGAATTAAGAGCGGGATTACTGGAG AAGTCTGGCGCTGCTGATGCATTTTCATATCCATCGGAAATGGATAACATTCTGGATAGAAGGGTCATATTTAAAGTGGCTGTAAAGAGTGACAACATAGAGAACCACGATGAAGTTTATGGTGTTATTAAATTCAGTGAAGATGAGGATCTCATTAAGCAGTATGGTTCTTCTCCAAGCGAAGATGCATTCTATGTATGTTGTTTTACAAGCATATCTCATAACATATAA